CTGCTCGATGGTGGCGTTGATCATCAGCAGCCCCATCTTCGTGTCCTCGTCGTCCATGTACGGCATGAAAGCGTTCTGGACGTCCATCACGATCAGGGCAGGCTTGCCCTTGGCCGCGGCCGGCTGATCGGCGGCGAGGACGGCGGACGCGAGCATCGTGACGACGAGCAGGCTGAGCAGCATCGACCTTCTCACGGGACCTCCTTGGCCAGCGCACGCGCTGGGCGCGGCGGGCGCCGGCCGCTGGTCACCCAGCGACGGCCGACGCCTGCGTCGCCTTTGTTGGAGGTACGGCCCACCGGCCGGCCGGTTGCGCTGGTCGGTTGGCGGAGCGAGGTTGCCGCCGCCGCTAACGGCCGGCGTCGAGCCGGGCCAGGATGTCCGCGGCGTCGTCCTTGTGGACGGTGCAGGTCAGCATCTTCAGCCGCACGTCGTCGTCGCTGTAGAAGTCGTGGCCTGGTCCCGCTTCGGCTCGTCGGCTGCGGCCGCCGCCAGTCCGAGCCCGAGCACCACGAGCGCGCCGATCGTCACCAACTTCTGAATGAGCATGCCCCCCCAGCCGCCGAATCGAAGCCTGGATTCGCGCCCACTGTCAGCGCTCGCCGGCCGCTCGCTCTTCGCCCTGGGCGGTGCGGGCCAGGTTCAGGACCCGCTTCTCGAGCTCGCCGAGCAGGGCCTTGCCGTCGCGCTGGGTGACGACGGCGGCGAGCGCGACGTCGAGTGCGGGCGCGTAGCTGGCCACCGTCGCCCAGTAGCCGGTGTGGCGATAGACGGTGAGGCCGCCCTCCTCGACCACGAACACCCCCATCCGGTAGACGTCCGGAGTGGTCCTCGGCCCCGGCTCGCCCGGTCCGGCCGCGGCGCCGGGGATGGTGGTCAGCATGGTCTCGAGAGTGGCCGGCTTGGCAAACACCTGGCCGGTGAACAGTGCCCGCATGAAGCGGGCGAGGTCCCCCATCGGCGCGGTCAGGCCGCCCCCGCCGTAGAGGTCGATCGAGGGGTCGACGGCGAAGCTGTCGAGGTTGCCGTCGAGCTGGTTGGCGCGCTCGGGAACCCCCGCGGGCCGCGGCTCCAACAGCTCCCACCAGGTCGAGGAGAGGCCGAGCCGCTCGAAGCCGACCAGCTCGCGGACCGCGGCCGGCAGCGGCGCGCCGGCAGCGCGCTCGACGACATCGCCGAGCAGGACGTAACCGGTGTCGCAGTAGCAGTAGATCTCGCCGGGCATGCCGAGCGGGTCGCCCCACGCCATCGCCGCCGCGACCTGCTCGCTGCGCGTCCAGCGGTGCATCGGATCGGCGAGGATCCGCTCGCCATAGTGCGGGCTGTCGGTGTGGTCGTAGAGCCCCGAGGTGTGGGTGAGGAGGTGGCGCAGCCTGATCGCCTGCGGGTCGTAGCCGTCGCCGCGCAGCATCTCCACGAGCTCGGGCGACAGGCGGCCGGCGACCGGGTCGTCGAGGCCGAGCCGGCCCTGCTCCACCAGGCGCAGCACCGCGGCCGCGACGAAGGTCTTGGTGTTGCTCGCCACCAAGACCGGTCGCTCGGGGGTCATCGGCGCCCCGCTCGCCGGGTCGGCGACGCCTGCCGCGCCGTCCCAGTCGAGGCCGAGCCGAGGCGCGATCACGGCGAGCGCGACCGCGGGCACGTTCGGGTGCTCGCGCACAGTCGTGTCGACGAGGGCCTGCAGCTCGCGCTCGAGCCCGGCGCCGGAACCGGTCGGCGGGGCTTCCTTCCGGCATCCCACGACGACGGCGAAGAGCACGACGAAGGCGGCAACGAGGAGCGCGTGGTCCCGCATGGCACCTCCTCCCAGCCGGCGAAGGTACCATAAGCCCCAGGGCCCCGCTGCGGCCGGCTCCGTCGAGAATCGACTGACCACCAGCGGGGTTGTGCTTCGGCGGATGCACGGCACCGAGAACGGTCGCACGATCGCGGCGCGCTGCGCCGGGCTCGTCAAGCGCTACCCGGGGGTGGTGGCGGTGGATGGGCTCGACCTCGAGGTGCGGCGCGGCGAGTGCTTCGGCCTGCTCGGGCCCAACGGCGCCGGCAAGACCACCACGGTCGAGATCCTGGAGGGCCTGACCGCTCCCGATGACGGCGTGGTGGAGGTGCTCGGCCTGCGCTGGGGCACCCGCGACGACCGCCTGCTGCGCGAGCGGCTCGGCATCCAGCTCCAGGAGACGCAGCTCGCCGACAAGCTGACGGTGGCCGAGACGGTGCGGCTGTTCCGGTCGTTCTACCGCCAGGGGCGGCCGGTCGACGAGGTGATCGCGCTGGTCTCGCTCGACGAGAAGCGCCACGCGCGGGTCGGCAAGCTGTCGGGTGGCCAGAAGCAGCGGCTCGCGCTCGCCTGTGCGCTGGTCTCGGCGCCCGAGCTGATGTTCCTCGACGAGCCGACCACCGGCCTTGACCCGCAGGCCCGCCGTCACGTCTGGGAGGTGGTGGAGGGCTTCCGCAGCAACGGCGGCACCGTCATCCTGACCACTCACTACATGGAGGAGGCGGCGCGGCTGTGCGACCGCCTCGCGATCGTCGACCACGGCCGCCGCATCGCCCTCGGCACGCCGGCCGAGCTGGTGGCGTCGCTCGGCGCCGACCAGATCCTCGAGCTGCGCGCCGGCGGCGTGCTGGACGGAGACCAGCTCGGTGCGCTGCCAGGAGTCGCCGGCGTGAGCGCCCGCAACGGCGGCTGGATGGTGCGGGTGCGCGACGTCGGCGCCGCCCTGCCGGCGGTGCTCGGCGAGCTCGAGCGGGCGGGCGCGCCGCTCGAGCAGCTCACGACCCACCAGGCGACGCTGGAGGACGTGTTCGTCCACCTCACGGGGCGGGGCCTGCGCGATGGCTGAGGGGAGGTCATTCCGCGGCGGCGCCCTGCACCCGCTCGCCGAGCTGACCCGGGTGCGAATGCTGGAGTTCCTGCGCGAGCCGGAGGCGGTGTTCTGGGTGTTCGTGTTCCCGGTGCTGCTCGCCCTCGCGCTCGGCATCGCCTTCCGCGACTCGGGCGGCACCACCTACCGGGTCGGCGCGGTCGACCCGGTGGCCGCCCGCCGGCTCGCCGGCGCGGCAGGCCTCGAGGTATCGGCGATGGAGCGGGCCCCGGCGCTCGAGGCGCTCGGGCGCGGCCGGCTCGATCTCGTGGTCGAATCCGTTCCCGGGGACGCCGCCCTGCCCCATTTCGTCTTTCACTTCGATCGGACCCGCGCCGAGGGCCGAGCGGCCCGGCTCGCAGTCGACGACGCACTGCAGCGGGCCTACGGCCGGCAGGACCTCGTCGAGCACCGCGACGAGCCGATCGCCGAACGCGGCTCCCGCTACATCGACTTCCTGATACCCGGCCTGATCGGCCTCAACCTGATGGGCAGCGGCATGTGGGGTATCGGCTTCTCGATCGTGGTCGCCCGCACCCGCGGCCTGCTCAAGCGCTTCGCCGCGACCCCGATGCGGCGGCCCCACTTCCTGGTCTCCTACGCCCTGTCGCGGCTGCTGTTCCTGGTGCTCGAGGTCGGAGGGATCGTCGGCTTCGGCTGGCTGATCTTCGGCGTCGCGGTGCGCGGCCCGCTGCTCGCCCTGCTCGCGGTGGCGATCATCGGAGGCCTGAGCTTCGCCGCGCTCGGGCTGCTGGCGGCGGCGCGCGCGCGCACCATCGAGGCGGTGTCGGGCTGGATGAACCTGATCATGCTGCCGATGTGGCTGCTGTCCGGCAGCTTCTTCTCCTACGAGCGCTTTCCCGAGGCGTTCTGGCCGGCGATCCGCCTGCTGCCCCTCACCGCAATCAACGACGCGCTGCGTGCGGTGTTCCACGGCGAGCCCCTCTTCGCCGGCACGCTCCCCGAGATGGCCATCCTCGCGGTCTGGGGGCTGACGTCCTTCGCGATCGCGGTGCGCCGCTTCCGCTGGGTCTGAGCACCCGAAATGCCGGGCCGGCGCGAGGCGTTGCTCGCTGGCGGAGGGCGTCATGGAATCACGCAGGCTGGGAGCGAGCGGGCTTCGGGTTTCGGCGGTCGGTCTCGGCTGCATGGGCATGTCGGAGTTCTACGGGCCGAGCGACGATGAGGCGTCGGTGGCGGTGCTCCACCACGCCATCGACCTCGGCGTCACATTCTGGGACACCGCCGACATGTACGGCACCGGCCGCAACGAGCAGCTGGTCGGTCGCGCTCTGCGCGGCCGCCGCGACCAGGTGGTGCTGGCCACCAAGTTCGCCCTGAAGCGCGGGCCGGACGGCAGCTTCCTTGGGATCAGCGGCCGGCCCGAGTACGTCCGCTCGGCCTGCGATGCGAGCCTCCAGCGGCTCGGTGTCGACCACATCGACCTCTACTACCAGCACCGGGTCGACCCGGAGGTCCCGATCGAGGACACGGTCGGCGCGATGGCCGACCTGGTCCGAGCGGGCAAGGTGCTCCACCTCGGCCTGTCGGAGGCGTCCGCGGCCACGCTGCGGCGCGCCGCAGCTGTCCACCCGATCGCCGCGCTCCAGTCCGAGTGGTCGCTGTGGAGCCGCGACATCGAGGACGAGATCGTCCCCGCCCGCCGTGAGCTCGGCATCGGCCTGGTCGCATACAGCCCGCTCGGCCGCGGCTTCTTGACCGGCGCCATCCGCAGCCTTGACGACCTGGCGGCGGACGACTGGCGGCGGGCCAACCCCCGCTTCGAGGACGGCAACCTCGAGCGCAACCTCTCGCTCGTCGCCCACATCGAGCGGCTGGCCGCGGACAAGGGCTGCACGCCGGCCCAGCTCGCGCTGGCGTGGGTGCTCGCGCAAGGGCCGGACGTGGTGCCGATTCCGGGCACCCGCAGCCGGGTGCGCCTGGCTGAAAACGCCGCCGCGGTGGCTGTCACGCTGACCGCGGACGAGCTGGCGGCGATCGACGAGCTGATCCCGCGGGACATGGCCGCCGGCACGCGCTACCCGGCGTCCGGCATGGCGCTGGTGAACCGTTAGGCCCGCGCCGGCTTCCGCTCTCGTCACGGCGACGTGTCACGGCGAAGCCAAAGGCGTAGCCGGAAGGCTCGGGCGAAGCCGGATCTGCGCCCCAAAACTCCGAACCGCAGAGCTCGCGAAGAACGCAGAGAGAGATCATCTGACTTCATCGCCGCGCTCTCGGCGCTCTCCGCGGTTTCAGCGATTGGTGCCTGGTAGGGTGGTTTCACGGCCCCGTTACCGGCAGTGAGGCAGTGGACGAGCTTCGGCGTGCACGCCCGCGCCCGCTCTCGTCACGGCGACGTGTCACGGCGAAGCCAAAGGCGTAGCCGGAAGGCTCGGGCGAAGCCGGATCTGCGCCCCAAAACTCCGAACCGCAGAGCTCGCGAAGAACGCAGAGAGAGATCATCTGACTTCATCGCCGCGCTCTCGGCGCTCTCCGCGGTTTCAGCGATTGGTGCCTGGTAGGGTGGTTTCACGGCCCCGTTACCGGCAGTGAGGCAGTGGACGAGCTTCGGCGTGCACGCCCGCGCCCGCTCCCTCGCCCGCTCCCCCTGCCGGGGTCTATTCCGCCATCTCGTAGGCGTCGGCGAGGGCGTAGACCTCGTTCTCCCAGACCCGCCGGAAGCGCTCCGGGTCGACGGCCGGCTTGCGGATCATCGCCATCGCGAGCCGCTGCTGCTCGGGCGTCGTGCTCGGCTTGTGAGCGAGCTGGAGGGCGTACCGGGAGAGGTCGCGCACCATGAAGTCGAAGATCTGGTCGACGAGGTCGCCGCTCGCCCCCTCCATCGGCGCCTCCTCGAGGATCAGCTGGCCGTAGGGCACGAGCGTGAAGACCTCGCCGAGCGACAGCTGGAGGTCGACGTCCTGCTGCTGAGCCTCGTCAGGCGGCGCCTCCACCAGCAAGCGCTTCAGCGCCTCGACCTGCTCGACGAAGATCCTGACGTTGGGCAGCTCGACGCCGTCGTAGGCGATTCGCCAGTCGTGGAAGCGGACCTTGCCGAGGCCCCTGGCCGGCCCCTGGCGGAAGAAGAAGCCGTCGTCGGCCGGGTCGTCCCGGCGCGGGACCGCCGGGTAGGCCGCGGGCCGGAACAGGTAGTTGACCAGGAACTTCAGCACCAGCGCCATGTTGACGTGGGCGGTGCCCTCGAGCTTGGGCAGGGCGCGGATGTCGCGCGCCGCCATCTCGAAGTAGGGCTCGTTCTCGAAGCCGCGGGCGGCGATCACGTCCCACAGCTCGTTGATCACCTCCTCGCCCTGCATCGTCACCTTCATCTTCATGATCGGGTTGTAGAGCAGGTAGCGGCGGTCGTCGGCCGACGCGCTGCGGAAGTAGTCGGAGGCGCGCAGCGCGAAGAGCTTCATCGCAGCGAGCCGGGCGTAGGCGTCGACGAACAGCTGCTGGCAATGCGGGAAGTCAGTGACGAAACGGTCGTAGAGGCGCCGGTTGGCGGCGTGATCGATGGCCTCGTAGAAGGCGTGGGTGCAGATCCCGATCGACCCCCAGCCGAGGTTGAACTTGCCGACGTTGACGGTGTTGAGCGCCGCGTCCCAGGCGTCGGAGCCGCGCGACAGGATATCGGAGGAGCCGACCGGGTAGTCGTTCAGGGCGAACTCGGCGACGTAGGACTGGACATTGACCAGGTTGCGGACGCAGTCGAACTTCTCGTGCTGCGAGTCGGCGGCGAAGAACGCGTACTCGCTGCCGCCGGCGAAGCGGCCGAAGGTGGAGACCATGCGGGCGACGTTGGCGTTGCCGATGTAGTACTTGCCGCCGCGGGCCCGGAAGCCGTCGCCGTCCGGGTAGAGGGTCATCTCGGTTGCGTAGACGTCGGCCCCGTGCTGCTTCTCGGACAGGCCGAATGCGAACACCTCGCCCTGGCGCAGGTAGGCGGCGGCCCTGCGCTTGGCCTGCTCGTTGGCGCTCATCCAGATCGGCCCGAGGCCGAGGATCGTCACCTGCCAGGTGTACCAGTAGTGGAGCCCGTAGAAGGCCAGGATCTCGTTGAACTCGTTGTTGCGCCAGTTGTCCCAGCGGCAGTCGGGTGAGCCGCCGTAGGCCGCGGGGGTGAGCAGGGTCGCGAGCGCCTGCTCGCGCGCCAGGAACTCGAGGAAGTCGGCGTACCAGACCCGGTCGCGGTCGTCCTCCTTGAGCCGGCGCAGGCCCCTGGCCTCGAAGAACGCGATCGTCTTCTCCATGATCTCGCGCGACCGCTCGTCAGTGCACCGGCTGGCGTGTCGGTTGGGGTTGAGCAGGATCATGAACGCACCTCCGCGACGGGCTCGGCGCGAGTGTAGCCCCTTCACCGCGCGGCGTCGCGCCGATCCGGCAACCGGGCCTCCTTGCGCCGAGCGGCGGAGAGCCCATACTCTCGAACCACGGGCGCAGGGCGGGCAGCCCGTGGACGGGAGGAACCTGGTGGCGTGGACCGGGAGCTTCGCCGCGCTCTACGACGCGGAGCACCGCGCGCTGACCGCGGACATCGACCTCTACCTCGACCTGCTGCACGAGGCCAGGGTCCGTGGGCCGGTGCTGGAGCTGGCGTGCGGCAGCGGGCGGGTCGCGGCGCCGCTGGCAGCCGCCGGGCATCGGGTCGTCGGCCTCGACTCGTCGCCCGAGATGCTGCGGCGGGCGCGCGCCCGCCGGCGCCGGCTGCCGCCCGAGGCGGCGTCGCGGCTGCGGTTCTCGCGCCAGGACATGCGCCGCTTCCGCTTTCGGGCGCCGTTCGCCGCCGCGATCGTCCCGTTCTCCAGCCTGGCTCTGCTTGCCGAGCCCGAGGACCGCGCCGCCTGCCTCGCTTGCACGGCGCAGCACCTGCGGCCGCGGGCGCCGCTGATCATCGACCTGCCAAACCCGCTTCCCGCGATGGCGGGTGCAAGGCCGCGCGCCGTCGCCAGCCGCTTCCGGCTGCCGCGATGGGGGCACGAGGTCGAGAAGGTGGTCGAGGAGGTTTTCGACCCGGCGCGCGCCACGACCCGCGTTCGTTACCGCTACCGGCAGTTGCGGCCCGGCGCCGACGCGCCGGCCGAGCTCGCCGAGGCCTGCTTCGAGCTGGCGCGGATCGAGCGCCGGCAGATCGAGGCGCAGCTCTACGCGGCCGGGTTCGACGTGGTTGCAGCGCTCGGCGACTACCGCGGAACCCCGCACAGCCCGACGAGCCCACGGCTGGTGATCCACGCCGAGCGCCTGGAGTAGGAGCGTGCGGGCATGGGCCCCCGCGCGCGCAGCTGATGAGGTCGTCGTTGGTGGCCCCTGCCCACACGCTCCTCGGGATGCGCTGCGCGCATCCTGACCATCGGACGTTGCAGGACGAACCCCAGGGCAGCCATCGCCTTACAATGCCGGCGGTCATGCGGGCATCGATGGCTGCAACCACGTTTGGCCTCGCGCTCCTCGCTCTCGGTGTCCTCGCAGGATGCGCGGGGTCGCGGCCCGAGCCCGCGGCGACGGTCCCTTCGGGCTGGCCGCTGCCGGGCGACGTCGGCGTCGTCAGCTCGTCCTTCGGCGCGCCACGCGGCGCCGGCACGCACCAGGGCATCGACTTCAGCGCGCCGCGCGGCACCGCGGTCATCGCCACGGCGGATGGTGTTGTGACCTTCGCCGGCCGCGCCGGCGACTACGGCCGGATGGTCGTGCTCGACCACGGCGGCGGCTGGGAAACGCGGTACGCCCACCTCCACCGGATCAAGGTCGAGGAGGGCGAGCGCGTCCGGCGCGGCCGCGCGCTGGGGACGGTCGGCCACAGCGGCAACGCCCGCGGTGCCCACCTCCACTACGAGCTGCGCCGCAACGGCGTCCCCATCGACCCGCGGCCGACGCTCGGAGGTGATAGGTGATAGGTGATACGTGATAGGTGATACGGGCCCCCGCCCGCTCTCGTCACGGCGACTCGTGACGGCGTAGCCCGCAGGGCGAAGCCGCAAGCCCGAGGCGACCTGTCACGGCGAAGCCGCGGGCGGAGCCGAAAGCCGGATCCGCGCCCGAAGCTCCGAACCGCACAGCTCGCAGAGAACGCAGAGAAAAACCATCTGACGTCATCTCCGCGCTCTCGGCGCTCTCCGCGGTTTCACCGTGCGGAGCTCAAGGAACCGTCGCTGACCAGGCCGTGGTGTCGCCGGACTCGAAGCCGTCGGCAAACAGCTCGTTGCTAATGATGTCGGAGTCGGTGGCCGTGTTGTCGGCCGGATCGAGCTCG
The sequence above is drawn from the Thermoanaerobaculales bacterium genome and encodes:
- a CDS encoding aldo/keto reductase, producing MESRRLGASGLRVSAVGLGCMGMSEFYGPSDDEASVAVLHHAIDLGVTFWDTADMYGTGRNEQLVGRALRGRRDQVVLATKFALKRGPDGSFLGISGRPEYVRSACDASLQRLGVDHIDLYYQHRVDPEVPIEDTVGAMADLVRAGKVLHLGLSEASAATLRRAAAVHPIAALQSEWSLWSRDIEDEIVPARRELGIGLVAYSPLGRGFLTGAIRSLDDLAADDWRRANPRFEDGNLERNLSLVAHIERLAADKGCTPAQLALAWVLAQGPDVVPIPGTRSRVRLAENAAAVAVTLTADELAAIDELIPRDMAAGTRYPASGMALVNR
- a CDS encoding acyl-CoA dehydrogenase, with product MILLNPNRHASRCTDERSREIMEKTIAFFEARGLRRLKEDDRDRVWYADFLEFLAREQALATLLTPAAYGGSPDCRWDNWRNNEFNEILAFYGLHYWYTWQVTILGLGPIWMSANEQAKRRAAAYLRQGEVFAFGLSEKQHGADVYATEMTLYPDGDGFRARGGKYYIGNANVARMVSTFGRFAGGSEYAFFAADSQHEKFDCVRNLVNVQSYVAEFALNDYPVGSSDILSRGSDAWDAALNTVNVGKFNLGWGSIGICTHAFYEAIDHAANRRLYDRFVTDFPHCQQLFVDAYARLAAMKLFALRASDYFRSASADDRRYLLYNPIMKMKVTMQGEEVINELWDVIAARGFENEPYFEMAARDIRALPKLEGTAHVNMALVLKFLVNYLFRPAAYPAVPRRDDPADDGFFFRQGPARGLGKVRFHDWRIAYDGVELPNVRIFVEQVEALKRLLVEAPPDEAQQQDVDLQLSLGEVFTLVPYGQLILEEAPMEGASGDLVDQIFDFMVRDLSRYALQLAHKPSTTPEQQRLAMAMIRKPAVDPERFRRVWENEVYALADAYEMAE
- a CDS encoding ABC transporter ATP-binding protein, producing MHGTENGRTIAARCAGLVKRYPGVVAVDGLDLEVRRGECFGLLGPNGAGKTTTVEILEGLTAPDDGVVEVLGLRWGTRDDRLLRERLGIQLQETQLADKLTVAETVRLFRSFYRQGRPVDEVIALVSLDEKRHARVGKLSGGQKQRLALACALVSAPELMFLDEPTTGLDPQARRHVWEVVEGFRSNGGTVILTTHYMEEAARLCDRLAIVDHGRRIALGTPAELVASLGADQILELRAGGVLDGDQLGALPGVAGVSARNGGWMVRVRDVGAALPAVLGELERAGAPLEQLTTHQATLEDVFVHLTGRGLRDG
- a CDS encoding serine hydrolase domain-containing protein, with translation MRDHALLVAAFVVLFAVVVGCRKEAPPTGSGAGLERELQALVDTTVREHPNVPAVALAVIAPRLGLDWDGAAGVADPASGAPMTPERPVLVASNTKTFVAAAVLRLVEQGRLGLDDPVAGRLSPELVEMLRGDGYDPQAIRLRHLLTHTSGLYDHTDSPHYGERILADPMHRWTRSEQVAAAMAWGDPLGMPGEIYCYCDTGYVLLGDVVERAAGAPLPAAVRELVGFERLGLSSTWWELLEPRPAGVPERANQLDGNLDSFAVDPSIDLYGGGGLTAPMGDLARFMRALFTGQVFAKPATLETMLTTIPGAAAGPGEPGPRTTPDVYRMGVFVVEEGGLTVYRHTGYWATVASYAPALDVALAAVVTQRDGKALLGELEKRVLNLARTAQGEERAAGER
- a CDS encoding ABC transporter permease — protein: MAEGRSFRGGALHPLAELTRVRMLEFLREPEAVFWVFVFPVLLALALGIAFRDSGGTTYRVGAVDPVAARRLAGAAGLEVSAMERAPALEALGRGRLDLVVESVPGDAALPHFVFHFDRTRAEGRAARLAVDDALQRAYGRQDLVEHRDEPIAERGSRYIDFLIPGLIGLNLMGSGMWGIGFSIVVARTRGLLKRFAATPMRRPHFLVSYALSRLLFLVLEVGGIVGFGWLIFGVAVRGPLLALLAVAIIGGLSFAALGLLAAARARTIEAVSGWMNLIMLPMWLLSGSFFSYERFPEAFWPAIRLLPLTAINDALRAVFHGEPLFAGTLPEMAILAVWGLTSFAIAVRRFRWV
- a CDS encoding class I SAM-dependent methyltransferase, yielding MAWTGSFAALYDAEHRALTADIDLYLDLLHEARVRGPVLELACGSGRVAAPLAAAGHRVVGLDSSPEMLRRARARRRRLPPEAASRLRFSRQDMRRFRFRAPFAAAIVPFSSLALLAEPEDRAACLACTAQHLRPRAPLIIDLPNPLPAMAGARPRAVASRFRLPRWGHEVEKVVEEVFDPARATTRVRYRYRQLRPGADAPAELAEACFELARIERRQIEAQLYAAGFDVVAALGDYRGTPHSPTSPRLVIHAERLE
- a CDS encoding M23 family metallopeptidase produces the protein MRASMAATTFGLALLALGVLAGCAGSRPEPAATVPSGWPLPGDVGVVSSSFGAPRGAGTHQGIDFSAPRGTAVIATADGVVTFAGRAGDYGRMVVLDHGGGWETRYAHLHRIKVEEGERVRRGRALGTVGHSGNARGAHLHYELRRNGVPIDPRPTLGGDR